The DNA segment TAGTTTTCCTTTATACAAGGTACTTTATCCATTCCCAGTTTCTTTGCAGCCATTAATCTACAATGCCCTGCAGTTATTACATTCTCTTCTGAAATTAATATAGGATTTAAGAATCCGAATTCCTTTATTGAAGCCATCACTTTTGATATTTGCTCATCCGAGTGCGTCCTTGCATTATTGATATATGGTATTAATTCGTCAACATTTCTTAATTCATATTCTAATAGTTTATTCTTCATCTCTATACCTCATTAAAAAAGACCCCACTCAGCGAATTTTTCAAATCCGCCTACGGAGTCTATATATTCTTTTGCAATTCTAACAATTTCTTCATAAGGCATATCGCCTATATTTTCATCTCCAATTGCACAGCTAAATTCTACTGGGCTTTGAAGTTGTTGTGCTCTTAAAAACGAATATATATTTACCGAAACATCAGCTTTACTTAAATCTTTACCATGAAGACCTCCACCTGTCACAGAATCAGCCATATCACTACCAAGTTTTCTATTAGTAGCTCCTGTATCAACATCCGTTCCTCCAGTCCAATTTCCTAAAGGATTGATTTTAGCATTTGGATACATTTTTTTTAGTACTTTCGTTTTTACATTACTTTGACAAATTATCAATTTTTCGCCATCAAGTATGTATTTCCCATCATAGGGATACTGTGAATAAATATTTCTAGCTATTCTTGAGAGTTTTTTTTGTTCTTTTGAAATAGGCATACCTTTGAATATACCATTATCTCCACATCGTATTTTGTCATTTTGATTTTTATTTAATTTTTTATCCTGCGATACAATATTAACATCAGGATGAACTACTCCCGCTATTCTTCTAATTATTCTATGAATACTTTTTTTCTCAAAATCAACTGATGTTTCTATTATGACATGACATTTTCCATGACCTATCAGCACTTCTACAGCTACCTTAGGT comes from the Gemella morbillorum genome and includes:
- a CDS encoding S-adenosylmethionine synthetase N-terminal domain-containing protein, translating into MIEKVNPKHPDKIADRIAGAIVDLAYKLEKEPKVAVEVLIGHGKCHVIIETSVDFEKKSIHRIIRRIAGVVHPDVNIVSQDKKLNKNQNDKIRCGDNGIFKGMPISKEQKKLSRIARNIYSQYPYDGKYILDGEKLIICQSNVKTKVLKKMYPNAKINPLGNWTGGTDVDTGATNRKLGSDMADSVTGGGLHGKDLSKADVSVNIYSFLRAQQLQSPVEFSCAIGDENIGDMPYEEIVRIAKEYIDSVGGFEKFAEWGLF